One Xylanivirga thermophila DNA segment encodes these proteins:
- the spo0A gene encoding sporulation transcription factor Spo0A, protein MSEKIKILLADDNKEFCDIVSQYLKIQDDMEIVGIANDGAETLELISITKPDVVVLDIIMPHLDGLGVLEKLNIMELEKRPKVVILSAVGQDKITQKAISLGCDYYMVKPFDLKVFVQRIRQLMDINSEIVSNSAAMLGSTPIFTKSNSIWNDGKVISLEADITNILHEIGVPAHIKGYQYLREAIALVVNDIELLSGITKELYPSIAQKFNTTPSRVERAIRHAIEVAWSRGRVDTINKFFGYTVHEQKGKPTNGEFIAMVADKIRMQSKTY, encoded by the coding sequence ATGTCTGAAAAAATCAAGATATTATTAGCTGATGATAATAAAGAGTTTTGTGATATTGTTAGTCAATATCTAAAAATTCAAGATGATATGGAGATTGTAGGTATAGCCAATGATGGAGCAGAAACGTTAGAATTGATATCAATAACTAAACCTGATGTTGTTGTTCTAGATATAATAATGCCCCATCTTGATGGATTAGGCGTACTTGAAAAATTAAATATAATGGAGTTGGAAAAAAGGCCTAAAGTAGTAATATTATCTGCTGTAGGTCAGGATAAGATTACTCAAAAGGCCATAAGTCTAGGTTGTGATTATTATATGGTTAAACCTTTTGATTTAAAAGTTTTTGTACAACGAATACGCCAGCTCATGGATATTAATTCAGAAATAGTATCTAATAGTGCTGCCATGTTAGGATCTACGCCCATATTTACTAAATCAAATTCTATATGGAACGACGGAAAAGTTATATCATTAGAAGCAGATATAACTAATATATTGCATGAAATAGGTGTCCCTGCACATATAAAAGGATATCAATATTTACGTGAAGCTATAGCTCTGGTAGTTAATGATATAGAATTATTAAGTGGAATAACAAAAGAATTATATCCAAGTATAGCTCAAAAGTTTAATACTACTCCAAGTCGAGTAGAACGTGCTATTAGACATGCTATAGAAGTAGCATGGAGCAGAGGTCGGGTAGATACTATAAATAAATTTTTCGGTTATACTGTTCATGAACAAAAAGGTAAACCTACTAATGGCGAGTTTATTGCAATGGTAGCTGACAAGATAAGGATGCAATCAAAAACATATTAA